From the Alphaproteobacteria bacterium genome, the window AGTGCAGTCGTGATCAGAACCGCGTTAAGCAGGCGCTCGGTGCGCTGCACGATGCTGCGCGCGACGAGAGCTGCAACCTCATGGTGTCCTATATCGCCGCTTTGACTGCCGATGCAACAGTTGGCGAAACTGCTGGCGTGTTGCGTCAGGCCTATGGCCAGGCTTATGATCCGTTGGCGGGGCTGCCTTCGCCATTGGATGGTTAATATCGCACGTCCGATCAAGATTCTGATTGCTATCCTCGGCACCGATCAGCATGAGGTTGGTGCGCTGGCGATCTCGGCGCTGCTGCGCGATGCTGGCATGGAAGTGATCTACAGTGGCCGCTTCAATCTGCCCGCGGGAGTTGTGACAAGCGCCGTGCAGGAAGATGTGGACGTGATCGGTATCAGCGCCCATTCCTGGGAATATCTGCATTACCTGGACGATATTTTTACCGAACTGACGGAGGCAGGTGCATGCATTCCTGTCGTCGTCGGTGGCTCGGTGGTGACGCAGAGCGACAAGGCGGGGATGCTAGCGCAAGGCATTGCTGCCGCCTTCGGTCCGAGAGAGAGTGCCTCGGAGA encodes:
- a CDS encoding cobalamin-dependent protein (Presence of a B(12) (cobalamin)-binding domain implies dependence on cobalamin itself, in one of its several forms, or in some unusual lineages, dependence on a cobalamin-like analog.) yields the protein MVNIARPIKILIAILGTDQHEVGALAISALLRDAGMEVIYSGRFNLPAGVVTSAVQEDVDVIGISAHSWEYLHYLDDIFTELTEAGACIPVVVGGSVVTQSDKAGMLAQGIAAAFGPRESASEIVAEIRRLVMPEGGKTQ